Proteins encoded in a region of the Thermocaproicibacter melissae genome:
- a CDS encoding SpaA isopeptide-forming pilin-related protein, whose amino-acid sequence MKKRMFLKSVACLLCMLLTLQTSFFHINVSAKSRTISMYYDGFKWKNNYTFTNPVNGKIMTFRAGEDITRLWFKSLNTPAYCVEPGASIAYGTTYSTGDATYWNRLGRDKQYGINLALLYGYPNNSSLFSDPYLGFAITQIVVWEYVLGYRNPYTGVCSNRSLINNLSAPSAYQSSYMNVYEALNNSLIQATVIPSFTSSVLRTAPTYTLKYNANTGAYETTLHDTNSIASLEQTTFSANGVTFTKLDNKTLKISTKNIINETAPINVSCTKKIPKQSKVGVITVWSASSAQNIVTGSNPPDPVPAYMRLQTESTGNLTIRKQSEDGIVSGIAFTVSGNGITRQGTTNASGLLTITGLPVGTYTVQESSIPARYNQLSSQAVSVRPGQTTTVNFNNTLKKGRVKFVKKDSYSGGYLSGAVYRIFKSDGTRVADVTSDAGQWIYSPYLTYGNYYIEEVQAPTGFALDSSKHSFSVSQSEQVIPLTLEDHPLSDVYPTFVEPNATYRSGTEIIASYLIHNNSYAEHTSDRPLTVHFTASCVINGVTKGITTHQNKVVVPRSNENLTWFKVKIPEGASKVSFVCTIDTPSGVVESNTNNNTDKQDITVSAPDNSQTPNTKFENTPNYFSRPDEKADIPTGNYATNVTPNAVWQQWVYENGTWSKKTFGLTLVADQQVVPDVNAFSRFQSGGIWHMKSGYGLSLMVNTKASQYDDTILPDSSAYVLPQSGNAYFPEFGYELADGKYRTLQLTAANKLEFVENPYSITITGEHDGRRIHYTPLWYPDGNYTIKTFLYDCWTPAGMISLQSTLKPIVIGGDIYDDWYISHLP is encoded by the coding sequence GTGAAAAAAAGGATGTTTCTTAAATCGGTAGCCTGTCTGTTGTGTATGCTTCTTACTCTTCAGACAAGCTTTTTTCATATAAATGTGTCGGCGAAAAGCCGAACAATATCTATGTATTACGATGGGTTCAAGTGGAAGAATAATTACACCTTTACAAATCCAGTCAACGGAAAAATTATGACTTTCCGCGCTGGCGAAGATATTACGAGGTTATGGTTCAAATCATTAAATACACCAGCATACTGTGTGGAACCGGGGGCATCTATTGCTTATGGAACAACATATAGCACGGGAGATGCAACATATTGGAACCGCCTAGGACGAGATAAACAGTACGGAATAAATCTAGCACTTCTTTATGGCTATCCTAACAATAGTAGTCTTTTTAGTGACCCATATTTAGGCTTTGCGATAACTCAAATTGTCGTATGGGAGTATGTCCTTGGTTATCGCAACCCCTATACCGGCGTGTGTTCGAACCGTTCACTGATTAATAATCTGTCAGCCCCAAGTGCGTATCAAAGCAGCTATATGAATGTTTATGAAGCACTAAATAATTCTCTAATACAAGCTACTGTAATTCCATCGTTCACTTCGTCAGTATTACGGACTGCGCCTACCTATACTCTGAAATATAACGCCAACACAGGTGCATATGAGACGACATTGCATGACACAAACTCTATTGCTTCACTTGAACAAACAACCTTTTCTGCTAACGGAGTTACTTTCACCAAATTGGATAATAAAACACTTAAAATTTCAACAAAGAACATTATCAATGAAACAGCTCCGATAAATGTTAGCTGTACTAAAAAAATACCAAAGCAATCCAAGGTTGGTGTAATCACAGTATGGTCTGCGTCATCTGCTCAAAATATTGTGACGGGAAGCAATCCACCCGACCCAGTTCCAGCTTATATGCGTCTTCAAACAGAATCGACTGGAAATTTGACAATTCGAAAACAATCAGAAGACGGAATTGTGTCCGGCATCGCGTTTACCGTCTCCGGCAATGGGATAACCAGGCAGGGCACTACAAATGCCTCAGGGCTGCTTACTATAACCGGTCTTCCGGTTGGAACATATACGGTACAAGAAAGCAGCATTCCAGCCAGGTATAATCAATTATCTTCTCAAGCGGTGTCAGTACGACCGGGGCAAACGACGACGGTTAATTTTAATAACACGCTCAAAAAAGGCCGCGTGAAGTTTGTAAAGAAGGATAGCTATTCTGGCGGATACCTTTCCGGTGCTGTTTACCGGATATTTAAGTCTGATGGAACCCGTGTGGCAGATGTTACTTCAGATGCGGGCCAATGGATTTATAGCCCCTACCTTACATACGGTAACTACTACATTGAAGAAGTACAAGCCCCAACCGGCTTTGCTCTTGACAGCAGTAAACATTCATTCTCGGTATCGCAAAGTGAGCAAGTAATTCCCCTTACGCTTGAAGATCATCCTTTATCCGACGTGTATCCAACTTTTGTTGAGCCGAATGCAACATATCGAAGCGGAACGGAGATAATTGCAAGTTATCTTATCCATAACAACAGCTATGCTGAACATACTTCTGACCGTCCCCTGACCGTACACTTTACGGCAAGCTGCGTGATAAATGGAGTCACGAAGGGCATTACCACTCACCAAAACAAAGTAGTTGTCCCACGAAGCAATGAAAACCTGACTTGGTTTAAGGTTAAAATTCCAGAGGGTGCTTCAAAAGTTTCATTTGTCTGCACAATAGATACTCCATCCGGTGTCGTGGAATCAAACACGAATAACAACACTGATAAGCAAGATATTACTGTATCTGCACCAGACAACTCACAAACGCCAAACACAAAATTTGAAAACACTCCAAATTACTTCTCCAGACCGGACGAGAAAGCGGATATTCCCACCGGCAATTATGCAACCAATGTAACCCCGAATGCTGTATGGCAGCAGTGGGTGTATGAAAATGGAACCTGGAGTAAAAAAACATTTGGCCTAACGCTTGTTGCCGATCAACAGGTTGTTCCTGACGTCAACGCTTTCTCCAGATTTCAATCCGGTGGTATTTGGCACATGAAATCCGGCTATGGACTGAGCCTTATGGTGAATACAAAAGCATCACAATATGACGACACGATTCTGCCGGATTCAAGCGCGTATGTGCTACCTCAGAGCGGCAACGCTTATTTTCCCGAATTCGGGTATGAACTTGCCGATGGCAAATATAGAACTCTGCAACTCACTGCTGCAAACAAGTTGGAATTCGTAGAGAATCCATATTCCATTACTATAACCGGAGAACACGACGGGCGGCGTATTCACTACACTCCCCTATGGTATCCGGATGGAAATTACACCATAAAAACCTTCTTATATGATTGCTGGACGCCTGCCGGGATGATAAGCCTGCAAAGCACTTTGAAGCCCATTGTAATCGGCGGTGACATTTATGATGACTGGTACATCAGTCATTTGCCATGA
- a CDS encoding Ig-like domain-containing protein produces the protein MLGVKNQIIAHKKTAAVIVAVFLLSVMAIIFTLRQPTSAISSTSQTSSTVSSLVSVTVKEIHRTQGTSSISTDSTSKNAQAILLTSSSAQNQKSYSPSTSSPIDHNEVSASSGTSEQSVNRVQSIEAPHEVTLSVGESIGINIRVLPEDAVDKAVSWESDNPEIALVDNTGIVTGISTGSCHITVSSQFDNKIQAIISLTVKSE, from the coding sequence ATGCTTGGTGTTAAGAATCAGATAATCGCTCATAAAAAGACAGCAGCGGTAATCGTTGCTGTTTTTCTTTTATCTGTGATGGCTATTATTTTCACGTTGAGGCAACCAACAAGCGCAATATCATCAACAAGTCAAACATCCAGTACAGTATCTAGCCTCGTGAGTGTGACGGTTAAAGAAATACACCGGACACAAGGGACAAGCAGCATCAGTACGGACAGCACAAGTAAAAATGCACAAGCAATTCTGCTGACTTCTTCATCAGCCCAAAATCAAAAGTCGTATTCACCCTCGACCTCATCCCCTATCGATCATAACGAGGTATCAGCTTCTTCCGGCACTTCCGAACAATCCGTCAACCGGGTACAATCCATAGAAGCGCCCCACGAGGTTACATTATCCGTAGGAGAAAGCATTGGAATCAACATAAGAGTTCTTCCGGAGGATGCTGTTGACAAGGCTGTCAGTTGGGAATCAGACAATCCAGAGATCGCATTGGTTGATAATACCGGAATCGTTACCGGAATCAGCACCGGTAGCTGTCATATCACTGTATCCTCTCAGTTTGACAATAAAATACAGGCAATCATCAGTTTAACCGTGAAATCAGAATAA
- a CDS encoding septation protein SpoVG family protein, whose translation MEVTCVRLRLVNQNRLRAIASITLDNEINIDDIKIIQAKNRMCIMYAQNKVGQYIVAPTNPNTSRKIESAVLECYKRNAQESRVDYAWC comes from the coding sequence ATGGAAGTTACTTGCGTAAGACTGAGACTAGTCAATCAAAACCGCCTGCGAGCTATTGCAAGTATTACGCTCGACAACGAAATTAACATTGACGATATTAAAATCATCCAGGCAAAGAACCGTATGTGCATCATGTATGCGCAGAACAAGGTCGGGCAGTACATCGTTGCGCCAACGAATCCTAATACGAGCAGAAAAATTGAATCTGCCGTCTTGGAATGCTACAAGCGTAACGCACAAGAAAGCAGGGTTGATTATGCTTGGTGTTAA
- a CDS encoding DUF6017 domain-containing protein has product MTVAILLSDEQKSEEKKMSEIQHGRFRHKTNFAAVSNTALQDPRLSLRAKGLYALIQSYINIPNYDLYKSFLQKSSIEGTRAFDSAWNELKDCGYLKQYRIPGSNRGRFEYEYELLDTPDTTTPSIVNMNHKHEENKSVKTPPEPEDPTPEANTDHTLQNVPYGEEGSEQTSPDHTLQKAPYAQSTVCSEHPMLEAPYAKRRCINNNKTNKTDINNKNINNNQSINQSYGKSPSADMTDGQTDEIRKSLMEQIDYDYFDENYPDDLDCVKALIDCMVELLTKPQSKINGTLQSRSYFKSYISNVTSDDIRGFLDHMKGQSMAGVRNISAYWRSAFINYLRDDKFTMQTIQNW; this is encoded by the coding sequence ATGACTGTTGCTATTCTTTTATCTGATGAACAGAAAAGTGAGGAAAAGAAAATGAGTGAAATACAACACGGAAGATTCCGCCATAAAACAAACTTTGCTGCCGTATCAAATACGGCCCTTCAAGACCCTCGCCTCAGTCTCCGCGCGAAAGGTCTATACGCACTAATCCAGAGCTATATCAACATCCCAAACTATGATCTCTATAAAAGTTTCCTGCAAAAATCATCCATTGAAGGTACTAGAGCATTCGACAGTGCCTGGAACGAATTGAAGGATTGTGGCTATCTGAAACAATACCGCATCCCTGGGAGCAATCGTGGTCGGTTTGAGTACGAGTATGAACTTCTTGATACTCCAGATACTACAACTCCATCAATCGTGAATATGAACCATAAACATGAAGAAAACAAATCGGTAAAGACTCCTCCAGAGCCTGAAGACCCCACGCCAGAAGCCAATACTGACCATACCCTACAAAATGTACCCTATGGTGAGGAAGGCAGTGAACAAACTTCACCTGACCATACCCTACAAAAAGCACCGTATGCTCAGAGCACCGTATGCTCAGAGCACCCTATGCTCGAAGCACCCTATGCTAAACGTAGGTGTATAAATAATAATAAGACTAATAAGACTGATATAAATAATAAAAATATTAATAATAATCAGTCTATCAATCAGTCTTATGGAAAATCTCCCTCTGCTGACATGACTGACGGACAGACAGACGAAATACGCAAGTCACTTATGGAGCAGATAGATTATGATTACTTTGACGAAAACTATCCAGATGATCTGGATTGTGTTAAGGCACTGATTGATTGTATGGTCGAACTGCTTACTAAACCACAAAGCAAAATCAACGGCACTTTACAAAGTCGATCTTATTTCAAGTCATACATATCCAATGTGACCTCGGACGATATCCGAGGTTTTCTTGACCACATGAAAGGTCAAAGCATGGCCGGAGTCCGAAATATTTCCGCATACTGGCGAAGCGCTTTTATTAACTATCTGCGCGATGACAAATTCACGATGCAGACGATTCAAAACTGGTAA
- a CDS encoding ParB/RepB/Spo0J family partition protein, with protein MKTQTIPTLEQAFSGTLFGSAAMPQNGKTIVEISPSELEEIKNQPFRAYNSDKLSELADSILKNGQMQPCIVRKKDGKYIILAGRNRKRACQRLGIKVKCIVLECSDAEADLILTDTNLYQRHELLPSELAAAYAMQKAAYEAKGERKSTAAIADAYGETVKTVYRYIKLNDLDKKLLSYVDEGRIPVMAGVALTNTEDPEDQRRLAEYMIRHPKLKISVKQAEGLIHLEKEHGWYTNVLDEFFKKKAHEKNSETLTTLTQKTSDEEVKKSTDTYHRMTLVKSDGSYWSPNTREELIQRLAEYEDMFPDGPDPTKCH; from the coding sequence ATGAAAACACAAACAATACCTACACTTGAACAGGCTTTTTCGGGTACACTATTCGGTTCGGCTGCTATGCCTCAGAATGGAAAGACAATTGTAGAGATTTCCCCTTCAGAGTTGGAAGAGATCAAAAATCAGCCGTTTCGTGCTTACAACTCGGACAAATTGTCCGAGCTGGCAGATAGCATTCTCAAAAACGGACAGATGCAGCCGTGTATTGTCCGGAAAAAAGATGGCAAGTATATCATTCTTGCCGGACGAAACCGTAAACGAGCCTGTCAAAGGCTCGGAATAAAAGTAAAATGTATCGTGCTGGAATGCAGTGACGCAGAAGCAGACCTTATTCTTACAGATACAAATCTGTATCAGCGCCATGAATTGTTGCCGTCCGAGCTGGCGGCCGCCTATGCAATGCAAAAGGCAGCCTATGAAGCTAAAGGTGAAAGGAAAAGCACTGCCGCAATTGCTGATGCTTACGGCGAAACGGTTAAGACCGTGTATCGCTATATAAAGCTCAATGACCTTGACAAAAAACTTCTCTCCTATGTGGACGAAGGACGTATACCCGTTATGGCCGGTGTGGCACTCACAAATACCGAAGACCCGGAAGACCAACGGCGGTTAGCTGAATATATGATTAGACATCCGAAACTCAAAATTTCCGTGAAGCAGGCAGAGGGCCTTATCCATCTAGAAAAAGAACACGGCTGGTATACAAATGTTCTTGACGAATTTTTCAAAAAGAAAGCACATGAGAAAAATTCAGAAACGCTTACAACGCTTACACAGAAAACTTCGGATGAAGAAGTAAAAAAAAGCACTGATACTTATCATCGAATGACGCTCGTTAAGAGCGATGGTAGCTATTGGAGTCCCAACACCAGAGAAGAGCTAATACAGCGTCTCGCTGAATATGAAGATATGTTCCCTGATGGGCCAGACCCAACAAAATGCCATTAA
- a CDS encoding ParA family protein — protein MSNIIAVSLEKGGVGKTTTVLNIGAGFTKLGYHVLLVDLDQQGHLSRWLGWQEDGKPAISELIYQEVSKIKTAEYQQFVRHSERENLDYIPANKMLGGIYAILGADGESNTVLRRIFHQEFFGAYDYIIFDCPTAVDNLLVSNALQCSDKLLIPVQAEKFAYDGIPLMLQRYMAIKQTNDIRPFLAGMLITMYNSRTTMSKEVREALIESYGELVFPEPIPMLQEARNSTNDESPLCGSLVGRKNSRVGQAYLAAAMRIAGEAK, from the coding sequence ATGAGTAATATTATTGCAGTTTCACTGGAAAAAGGCGGAGTCGGAAAAACAACCACAGTTTTGAATATTGGTGCGGGATTCACCAAACTTGGATATCATGTCTTACTTGTAGATCTTGATCAACAAGGTCATCTGTCCCGTTGGCTTGGATGGCAGGAAGACGGGAAACCCGCCATCAGTGAACTGATATATCAAGAGGTAAGCAAAATCAAAACTGCTGAATATCAGCAATTTGTCCGGCACAGTGAAAGAGAGAATCTGGACTACATACCCGCAAATAAGATGCTCGGCGGGATTTACGCCATTCTCGGAGCCGATGGCGAAAGCAATACTGTCCTCCGGAGAATCTTTCATCAAGAATTTTTCGGTGCTTACGATTATATCATTTTTGACTGCCCAACTGCCGTTGATAATCTCCTGGTGTCCAATGCCCTACAATGCAGCGACAAGCTGCTGATTCCGGTACAGGCCGAGAAATTCGCATATGACGGAATACCTCTGATGCTTCAGCGGTACATGGCGATTAAGCAAACAAATGATATCCGTCCTTTCTTAGCGGGAATGTTGATTACCATGTATAATTCTCGCACAACTATGAGCAAAGAAGTTCGTGAAGCATTGATTGAAAGTTACGGTGAACTTGTGTTTCCGGAACCAATTCCAATGCTGCAAGAGGCTAGGAATAGCACCAACGACGAATCTCCTCTATGCGGCAGTTTAGTTGGAAGGAAAAATAGCCGCGTTGGTCAGGCGTATCTTGCAGCTGCTATGAGGATTGCAGGTGAGGCAAAATGA
- a CDS encoding DUF3970 family protein, which translates to MLKLRITGLPSEIEGFLAKFKKHFTLLNETKDYKNSNSKFVRKYVDVSYEEDEKNE; encoded by the coding sequence ATGCTTAAACTTAGGATAACTGGTTTACCTTCCGAAATCGAAGGATTTTTGGCAAAATTCAAAAAACATTTCACCCTCCTAAATGAGACAAAAGATTACAAGAACAGCAATAGCAAATTCGTTCGAAAATATGTTGATGTGTCTTATGAGGAGGATGAAAAAAATGAGTAA